The genomic stretch GCCGGCGCACGCTGTCCGCGAGCACCCGGGGACCCGCCAGCCAGGTCACCACGCCGTCCGCCAGCTCTCCCGCGACGTCGGTCATGCGGGGGCCCAGCGCCCCCACGAGCACCGACACCGGAGAGGTCCCCGGCACCGTGAACTCCCCCGCCACGGAGTAGTGGTCGCCCCGGTAGCGGACACCCCCGTCCCGCAGCAGCGGGACGAGGACGGACAGGTAGTCCCGCATGTGGTTCGCGGGGCTGGCGTACGACAGCCCGTGCAGATCCTCGATCACCGGGCGGTGGGACACGCCCACGCCCAGGGTGAGCCGGCCACCGGACAACGCCTGCACGGTGGCCGCCTGCTGAGCCAGGGCCCACGGGTGCCGCGGGTACGTCGGGATCACCCCGACACCCAGGTCGATCCGGGAGGTACGGGCCGCGGCCACGGCGAGCACGCTCAGCGCGTCGATGCCACGGGAGAAGTGCGTGGTCCAGACGGCGGCGTGGCCGTGGTCCTCGGCCGCCACCACGGCGTCGACCACATCATCCGGAGGAGTGGGACGCCCCAGCGCCTCACCGCCGGCGTTGACGGCGATCCGCACCGGCTCAGACCCTCAGGGCCCGCAGCGTGGACCACGCCCGGCAGGCCAGTTGCAGGTTGAAGTCCACGTCGGGGTCACCGAGGGCCAGCTCGGAGACCTCCCGGATCCGCTGCAGCCGGTACTTCAGCGTGCTGCGGTGGATGGACAGCCGGCGTGCGGTCTCCTCGTAGCGCCCGCCGCACTCCAGGTACGCGGACAGCGTGGCGACCAGCTCGGAGTGACGCCGCCGGTCGTAGTCCAGGAGGCGGCCCAGCCACTCGTGCACGAACCGCTCGATCCCGCGCGGGTCCTCGGCCGACGCGAGCAGGCGGTAGACGCCCAGCCGGTCGAACACCGCGACCTGCGCCGCGTCCGGCTGGCTGCCCAGCAGGTTCAGCGACGTCTGGGCCTCCCGGAACGACGCCGGGAAGTCCCCCACTCCCCGGGTCCGTCCGCCGACGCCGATGCGGCAGGTGCCGCGGGCCAGCTCCCGCAGCACCC from Candidatus Nanopelagicales bacterium encodes the following:
- a CDS encoding TIGR03564 family F420-dependent LLM class oxidoreductase, producing the protein MRIAVNAGGEALGRPTPPDDVVDAVVAAEDHGHAAVWTTHFSRGIDALSVLAVAAARTSRIDLGVGVIPTYPRHPWALAQQAATVQALSGGRLTLGVGVSHRPVIEDLHGLSYASPANHMRDYLSVLVPLLRDGGVRYRGDHYSVAGEFTVPGTSPVSVLVGALGPRMTDVAGELADGVVTWLAGPRVLADSVRRLAAASGGAPRRVVAAMPVAVCDDGDEARSTADAVFSRYGGLDNYRRIFDREGVSTVGELVLAGTEEQVRAALARYQDVGVTELWAVPYEVGGAGTQRTEDFLRGLSG